From Desulfuromonadaceae bacterium:
GGGGACCTTTTCACTCCTTTCCTATCGTGATCCGCATGTGCAGCGTACCCTTGATGTTTACGATGCTGCGGCCCGCTGGGCGGCGCGCGGTGATTTTGATGACGCCGCTATCAAAGAGGCGATCATCGCTGTATTTGCTGATCTTGATCGCCCGCTCTCGCCGGGCGGACGGGGGGCGCGGGAGTTTGCCAATCAGTGTCAGGGGCTGACGTGTGAACTGCGCCAGCAGATGCGCGCCGCCATTCTTGACGTCGATCACGAGCATCTCGTTGCCGTGGCTGAACACTATCTGGTTGCCGGGCGGGAGCACAGCGCGGTGGCAGTGGTTGCCAGCGAGGAACTGTTGCAAACGGCAAATACGACCTTGGCTGAAAAGCTCGAAATCAGACCTGTCTGACGACCGGACGCAGGTGTTGACTTTGTTTCCGCACGGCTTTTGTGTTGCGACGAATGTTCCCTCTATGCTATAAAAATTACTCATGATTTTCATATTCAGAGGCAAAAATGACACTAGTTGACCAGATTATTCGTAATGCTTTGCACGAGGATATCGGTGGTGGTGACCTGACCACAATCGCGACGATTCCCCCCACGACACAAACGCGCGCTGAACTGGTGGCGAAGGACGATTTTACTCTTGCCGGAATCGATGTTGCGGGGAAGGTTTTCAAGGCATTAAATAGCGCTATCGACTATGAGCCATTGACCCGCGATGGCCATCAAGTGCGCCGGGGGGATGTTCTGGCCTGGATCAGGGGGGATGCCGCATCAATTTTGCAGGGGGAGCGCGTTGCTCTGAACCTGTTGCAGCGAATGTGCGGAGCTGCAACGCTGACGCGCCGCTTCGTTGACGCGGTGGCCGGGACCAAAGCGGCGATTGTCGATACGCGAAAGACGACCCCGGGATTGCGCGTCCTTGAAAAATACGCGGTACGGATGGGGGGCGGGCGCAATCATCGGACGGCCCTTTACGACGGCATTCTGATCAAGGAAAATCATATCGCCGCTGCGGGAAGCATCGAAGCGGCATTGCAGCGGGCGAAAGATTATGCTCCGCACACACTCAAGATTGAGATTGAAACACGAGATCTGGATGAAGTTCGACAGGCCCTTGATGGTGGAGCAGATATTATTCTGCTCGACAATATGGATCTGGCGACGTTGCGACAGGCGGTGGAGCTGGTTGCCGGACGCGCCTTGACGGAAGCTTCGGGGGGCGTCAATCTTGAGACGGTGCGTGATATCGCCGAGACCGGCGTCAATTTTATTTCGGTAGGAGCCTTGACGCACTCCTGTCGAGCCGTCGATATTTCCCTGCTTTTTGATTGAATCAGCCAACGATGGCGCGCGGCGATCTTTCCGGCAAGATTCTCAAACTTTTTCGTGAACAGCCTGCGGGGTTTGTTTCGGGGGCACTGTTAAGCCGTGAACTGGGGGTGACGCGCGCGGCGATCTGGAAGCAGGTTGATCGCTTGCGTCAGCGCGGCTACCAGATTGAGGCGGTGAGCTCGAAGGGGTATCAGCTCCTGGAAACGCCGGATTTATTAGCCGCCGATGAACTGGCGGCGGATCTCGGCAACACCCGTATCGGGCGGCAACTGGTTTGTTTTGAGGAGATCGATTCGACCAATGTACAGGCGCGGCGACTGGCGGAAGAGGGGTGTGCTGACGGCACGGTGGTGATTGCTGATCGTCAGACTGCCGGTCGCGGTCGCCTTGGGCGAGGATGGGTTTCGCCGGCCGGGGTGAATTTTTATGGTTCGATTGTGCTGCGCCCGCCGATCCCGGCGGTTGAGGCAAGTCAGCTGACTTTTTTGTCGGCGGTTGCCACGCGTGAAGCGATTGCCGCCTGCGGGGCGCTTTTGCCGACCATGAAATGGCCGAACGACATTCTGCTCCTGGGCCGAAAAGTCGCCGGACTGCTCAACGAACTGGATGCCGAGACCGAGCGGGTCAACTTTGTCATCCTCGGTATCGGGGTGAATCTCAACATGACCGCAGACCAGTTCCCTGCCGATTTACGTTATCCGGCAACATCTGTATTGCTGGAGACCGGGACCCCGGTTTTGCGACTGACTTTCGCCCGTCGATTGCTGCAAAGGCTTGATCACTGGTATCAGCACTACCTGCAGGACGGATTTGAGCCGGTATTGCGCGCCTGGGAGGAGGGCTGTGATCTGGTCGGGAGTGAGGTTGAAGTTGATTGTCGTGGTATCTTGCGGCGTGGTACCGTCACTGGCCTGGACAGTGACGGGGCGTTGCTGCTGCGGACGGCAGCAAGTCCACGGGAACGCATCCTTGCCGGTGATGTCCGGCGCTTGTAGTGATCTGGAAGGTCTTTCGAAACAACATTGATGGCGTCGCAAAAAATCCGCCCTACGGCGTTACGCTGATTTTTCAGGACCTCGACCTACCTGATGGAGGCCTTCGTCCCTGAAAAATCACCAAGCCTTGTATGACGAAATTTTTGCTTAGCCATCTCATTCTTTTTTGCGAGTGCATCAACATTGAACGAATCATTCGCGGGGAGAACAAGCGTGCTGCTGGTTATTGATGTTGGGAACACCCATACCGTCCTCGGTGTCTATCGTGATGATGAGCTGCTTCACCGCTGGCGGGTGACGAGCGATGTTTCGCGTACGGTTGACGAATATGCGGCCCTTTGTCACCAACTTTTCCAACTATCGGCTCTGCACTTTTCTGCTTTGAACGGGGTGGTTATTTCCAGTGTTGTTCCCCCGCTGGTGAAAACGCTGGAAACGCTCTGTCGTCGTTATCTCAACTGTTCCCCTTGTGTGGTTGGCCCCGGCATTGAGACCGGCATGCCAATCCATTATGATGACCCGGGTCAGGTCGGCGCCGATCGGCTGGTGAATGCTGTTGCCGCCTATGAAAAATATCGTCGCTCCCTGATCATCGTCGATCTCGGCACCGCGACGACGTTCGACTGTATCTCTGCGGACGGTTGCTTTGAGGGGGGGGCCATTGCTCCCGGTCTCGGTATTTCAGCCGAGGCCCTTTTTTCTCGAACCCGCCAGTTACCACCGGTTGAATTCAAGAGTCCGCCGCAGGTGATCGGTAAAAATACTGAACATAGCATGCAGTCGGGGATTTTTTACGGCTATGTCGGTCTGGTGGACGGCATCGTTGAACGCATGCAGCGGGAGTTACCTGATGAGCCGTTGACGGTGGCGACCGGCGGTCTGGCCGCAGTGATTGTCGCCGCATCACGAACGATCAGCGTGACTGATGCGGATCTGACGCTGGACGGGTTGCGAATTATTTATCAGAGGAACAAACAGCGTTTTGACACCCTGAACGGCGAATGATAGAATACTTGACGGTTCATGACCGGAAGAAGACCAGCGTTCAGTTGTAATGTGAAGCAAGGAGCGGATCCATCTCATTTTCTCTATTGAATGTCCCTTGCGGGATGCAATGAAAGGAGCGAGCATGGCAAAGATCGAGACGTCTAATATCAGGAATCTTGGTATTGTCGGGCAAGGTGACGCGGGGAAAACCTCGTTGACCGAGGCAATTCTGTTCAATACCGGCATGACTGACCGCCTGGGGCATGTCGATGACGGGACTTCGACGATGGATTTTGAACCGGAAGAGGTGAAGCGGCGGATCACGATCAGTTCGAGCCTGCATCACTGTCACTGGAAGGATCATGATCTGCATATCGTTGATACCCCCGGTTATACGAACTTTCTCCATGATACCCGAAATTGTCTGCGCATCCTGGGGGGCGCGGTTTTGGTTGTCTCGGCGGTTGACGGCGTCAAGGCCCAGACTTCAACCCTCTGGAAATGGGCGGAGGAGTTTGAAGTCCCGCGGATGGTTTTTATTAACAAGCTCGATCGCGAACGCTCCGATTATCTGAAAACCGTTGATGATATAGAAAAAACGCTCAGCACCCGGGCAGTGGCAATAAATATGCCGATTGGACAGGAAAGCGATTTTCAGGGGATTATTGACCTGATTTCGATGCAGGCCCGCATTTTTCAATTCGACGAAAAGGGGACTTACGAAGAAACGGAAATCCCTGCGGAATATCGTGATGAAGCTGAGCGGCTACGGACCATTCTGGTTGAAGCCGCAGCGGAGTCAGATGATGCGCTGATGGAGAAATATCTTGAGGAAGAAACGCTTTCCACCGATGAAATTCTGCACGGATTGCGTGAAGGAACGCTGACCCAGGTATTTACTCCAGTGGTGTGCGGCAGCGCTACGGCGAATATTGGTATCCGTCAATTGCTCAATTATATCGTTTGTTGTTTGCCTTCACCGCTTGACAAGGGCACGCAGATCGGGATCAATCCCAAAACGCAGGAGGAGGTGCAGCGTGAGCCCGATGCGAACGAACCTTTTTCGGCGATGGTGTTCAAGACAATTAGTGATCCCTATACGGGGAAACTGACCCTTTTCAGGATCTACTCGGGGACGTTGAAGTCAGATTCCGTAGTTTATAATCCCAACCGGGAATGCACGGAGCGGATTTCCCAGCTTTTCCTGATGGAGGGGAAGAAGCAAAAACCGGTCAGCGAAGCGTTTGCGGGGGATATCGTGGCGGTTGCCAAGCTCAAGGAAACAGCCACGGGGGATACCTTGTGTGACGGAGGAAAACCGATCGTTTTTGCCAGTCCGATGGCACTCAAGCCGGTGATTTCCTTTGCTCTGGAAGCCAGAAGTAAAGGGGACGAAGAGAAAATCATGAGTTCACTCCAGCGGTTGATGGAGGAAGACCCGACCTTGCAGGTGCAACGCGACGAAGAAACAAAAGAAATGATCCTCTCGGGGATGGGGCAGGTGCATGTCGAAGTCGCGATTGAGAAATTGAAACGTAAGTTTGGTGTCGATGTCATTCTCAAGGAACCGAAGGTCCCTTACCGGGAAACGTTGAAAAAGTCGGTCGATCAACACTATCGACATAAAAAGCAGTCAGGCGGTCGTGGCCAGTTTGCGGATGTCCATATCCGGGTTGAACCGCTACCGCGGGGGAGTGGTTACGAATTTGTTGATAAGGTTGTCGGCGGAGTTGTGCCGCGGCAATATATTCCGGCCGTCGATAAGGGGGTTCAGGAAACGTTGCGCAAGGGGATGCTGGCCGGTTATCCGGTTCAGGATGTTCGCGTAACCCTCTACGATGGTCAGCACCACTCGGTCGATTCCTCCGAGATGGCCTTCAAAATCGCCGGTTCAATGGCTTTTAAACGGGCCTCGGAGAGTGCCGTTCCGGTACTTCTGGAGCCGATCATGCAAATGGAGATTACCGTTCCCGATGAGTGTGTCGGGGATGTTATCGGGGACATGAATTCCCGGCGAGGCAAGGTTCTCGGCGTCGATCCGCAGGGGAGCAATCAGGTCGTTGGCGTTCAGGTACCGATGGCAGAAGTGCTTAAATATGCGCCGGAGCTGCGTTCCATGACTTCTGACCGTGGACTTTTCAGTATGGAGTTTTCACACTACGAGGAAGTCCCTTCGCATCTGACCGCGAAGTTAATTGCCGAATTAAATCAGGAATAACGATGAGCTGAGAGCCGGACCGTGTTGACGGTTCGGCCTCTCCTTTTACAGAGGTTGGCCATGAAATTTCCGAGTTTCAAGAAAAGGTCTGCTGCTGGGAAGACGCCAGAAGAAAAACCGCAGCAGACAAAAGCGTCCAGGGGCGCTGGCGGCAAAGGGTCTCAGACACGATTGCTGGTATTGTTGCTCCTGCTGGTTGTCCTCGGCGTCGGTGCCAGTTTTTACCTTGGAATTATTCCGGGGATGCCAGAACCTGCGCAACAGGCTCCGGTGACGCAGCAGGTCAAACGGCAGGCGATTGCCAAACCGGAAACTTCGTCAGTCCAAAAGCAGGCGATACCCAAACCTCCTGAGTCAACGCAAAAGCCGGTGGCTGTCGTCAAACCGGTGCCGACAAAGGAGACAAAAAAAGTTGTTGAAGAGCAGGTCCCAGCGCAACCGGTGGCCGCTGTTGCGTCGCAACCGATGGTTAAAAAAACGGTTGCCGCAACAACAGCAGTGCCTTCAGTCAAACCACAGCCGGTCACCACGGTGCTGCCGGTCAAGTCTGCTGACAAACCCGCTGTCAAGAAGCAGAAGTTGGGGAATTATACCGTGCAGGTCGGCACCTTCCTGATCCCCGACTCGGTGAAAAAAGCGCGTAATGTCATCCGCAAACTTGGTTTTGACCCGGTTGTTACCGACGTCCGCCAGGCGGTCAACATGACACGTCTGCGGGCTGACGTTTATCCGGACAAGGCGGCTGCGGTTGCGCGGGTCAAGCAGCTTAAATCTGTCGCGCCAGACTCATTTTATCTCCAGGTCGGGGCAGAATATCACGTTTATGTCGGCAGCTTCTTCAATATCGATACCGGACGACGCTTCGCCGATCATCTCTACACGCGGGGGATCCTGCTAGAAGAGGAAGAGGTCTCGATTGTAAAAACGTTGAAGCAGGTGAGCTTTGGCCAGTTTGTCGAGAAAAAAGAAGCTGATCAGGCTGCGGCCAAAGCCCGCAAGAAAGGGCTTGATGCGCAGGTCAGTGGACTTGGCAGTCATCGGTAAGCAAGCGGTGAACGGGTGATACAAAGCTCTTCTTCAGTCGGAATCAAGGTGCCGCAGGTGGTGGCTCGTGTGGTCGCCGGGAGTGTCTCACGGCAGGTGCGCTTGCAGGCCGCCCGGGCAGAACTCGACTTGCATGGCCGCGATCTGCTCCTTGCCTTGCTCCTTCTTTGGCAGGGGAATGATCCCGAGGTTAAGGTGGAGGCAGGGAAAACTCTGCGCCACTTACCCGAAGACGAGATGCTCGCTGCGATTGTTGCCGAGCCAGCTCTGCATCCCCGGCTGCTGCTCCTTTTGGCCCGTTTTCGCTGGCGCTCGGTGGCGATCCTTGACGCACTCCTCACCCACACGCAATTACCCCCCACCCTGCTTGAAGCGGTCTGTTTACAGGCTCCGCAGGAGATTGTTGCGCTGCTTGAAAAACACGAATTGTTTTTTACTTACCCCGAGCTGATCGAAAAGGTGCTTGAAAATCCGTCGCTTGACGATGCTCAGCGTAAACATTATTCAGAATCAGAGATCCCCAAAATTGACGCAAATGATGACAACGATGCTGAGCCGACCCCCGTCACTGCGAGTGAGGGGGAGCCGACTGAGGATGAAAAACTTTCCAAATATCAGCAGGCCCTGACCATGAAGATTGCCGAGAAGATCAAGATGGCACTGACCGGTGACAAGGAGTGGCGGGCGATTTTTCTCAAAGACTCAAATAAATTGGTCTGCTCTGCTGCGATTAAAAATCCCCGGATCACTGATAGTGAGGTGTTGGCCGTCGCTCGCCTGAAAACGTCAAATGAAGAGCTCATTCGCTTGATCACCATGGGGAAAGATTGGGTCAAAAACCCGGAAATTAAAAAAGCATTGGTTGTTCACCCGCGTACTCCGTTGCCTAAAGCACTCAAATATATGGACGTATTGACGCTTAAAGATTTGAAGCAGTTGGCGAAGAGTAAAGGTGTTTCTCAAGCACTGGTCAACGCGGCACGGAAAAAAGTCGCGGATATCGCCAGGAAAATGTGAGATTTCATGGAAAACGTTTCAGGCAGGATCGTCGCCGTTTGTCGCAGTGCGGCCAAAGGGGAAAGAAAAAAGTCTATACCGGTGGGCGAGTTGATCGTTGAACACGGACTGGCCAACGATGGCCACGCCGGTCCCGGTCATCGCCAGATCAGTCTGCTGGCACAGGAAAGTATCGACAAGATGTGTGCTGCCGGGCTGGATGTCCATGCCGGAGATTTTGCTGAAAATATCACTACCAGTGGTATTGAGCTGCCGGTGCTGCCGATCGGTACACGATTGGCGCTGGGTGACAAGGCGGTTGTCGAGGTGACCCAGATTGGCAAGGAATGTCACCAGCGTTGCGCAATCTATGATCAGGCCGGTGACTGCGTCATGCCACGTGAAGGAATTTTTGCGCGGGTTGTGGTCGGCGGTGCAATTCGTGCGGGAGATCGGGTTGCGCGGATTGCTGCCCCGGTAAGCGAGGATCGCTCGGCATGATTCACATTGGCGTGCTGACCTTGTCTGACCAAGGTTCACGTGGTGAGCGGGTTGATGAAAGCGGGCGGATTGCACGTGAGCTTCTCGCTCCGGTGGGGGTTGTGAGCCACTATGAATTGCTGCCGGACGATGAGGAGGCAATTACCGCGAAGTTGCGGCAGTGGTGTGATGAGGAACATCTTGATTTGATCGTTACCACCGGAGGGACGGGGCTGACGCCGCGCGATGTGACTCCGCAGGCGACCGCTCCGTTGCTCGATTACGAGGTTGTGGGGATGGCTGAGGCCATGCGCCATGCGAGCCTGAAGATAACCCCCTACGCAATGATTTCACGAGCCCTGGCGGGGGTTCGCGGCAGTACCCTGATTATCAACCTGCCAGGGAGTCCCAAGGGGGTCAGTGAAAACCTCAACGTTGTATTGCCGGTCTTGAAGCACGCGATTGAAAAACTTCAGGGGGCCGAGTCAGATTGTGCCCGTTGACAGAGCTCAGGGAGACACCCCTGCCGCCAACGCTACAAGAATCCCCCCCAGCAGGGCGACCACTCCCTTGGCTCCTCGCTCCCGGTGAGATTCCGGAATCAGATCTGATGCGGCAATGTAGATGAATGAACCGGCGGCCACCGACATAAACATACCAAGAACCGTGAGCGGCAGGTGTTTCAGGAACAGGTAGGCACAGATCGCTCCCAGCGGAGTGGAGAAGGCGACGATTGCGGTAAAGGTCAGAGCCTTTGCTTTGCGATAGCCGTAATGCAGGAGAATGGAAGCAATCGAGACCCCGGCGGGAAGTTTATGGATGATGATCGCAAGGGTGGAGAGGATCCCGATTTCCAGGTCGATTTCGAAGCCGACACCGATGATCAGGCCGTCAAGCAGGGAATGCAGACTCATGCCGACCAGTGCAATACCGCCCAGCGGGTGGGGATTGGCGCAATGAGCGTCATGGCTGTTCGGTTTGTCGATGTCGGAGTGCAACAGCCCTTCACGGTCAGGGTGCAGTACCAGCAGTTGTTCCAGAGCGTAAAAGGCGACGAACGTCAGCAGAAAGATGTAGTTGGCTGATGTGGTCAGCGCCGTTGCTTCGGGGAGAATATGGGTGAAACTGACCGCCAGCATAACCCCGGCAGAAAAGGCCAGCAATGCTGGAGTGTTACGGCGACACCACGCTTCTTTGGTCCAGACCAGGGCGGTGCCGACAAGAAAGGCCAGGGCCGCCAGGATGCTGAAAAAGAGGATGTGTTCCCACGCTGTAGTCATGGCGGTGATGCTCACTGGTCAGGTTGATCATGTTGACAGGTTTTTGTGATTGTCGGCTGTTTTTCAGCCGGTCGGGATTATGGCATGTTCGCGGACAGATTTCAATCGTTGGATAGGCTCTAAGCGGGGAGCGTTATTATGTTGGAGGGAAAAAAACGGGTACTTTTGGTCGATGACGTGCAATTGTTTATCGAACTCGAAAAGTCATTTTTTCGGAAGGATGATTTTGATGTTTTCACCGCGAACGACGGTCAGGAGGCCTTGGTCGTAGCGGAGCGTGAACGTCCCGACATCATCTTTATGGATCTTTTCATGCCGAAGATGAATGGTGACGAGTGCTGCCGCCGTATCAAAGAGCATGTCGCATTAAAGTTTATCCCGGTGGTGATGGTCACTCAAGACGGCAATGACCGGGATATTGAGCTTTGTCTTCAGGCAAAATGTGACGAAATATTGTTCAAGCCGGTTGATCGCAACCGCTTTCTGGGTTCTGTCGGCAAGTTTCTTCATGTCCCACTGCGGCAATCATCGCGTTATTCGGGGCATCTGCCGGTTCAATTCTCTTCGTCCCGAACCCCGTTGATGCGTGGTTATTCGCTCAATATCAGCGAGCAGGGGATGTTCATCGAAGTCGCCCATATCGAACCGGTTGGCGCGGAAATCAGATTAAGTTTTTTACTGGCAACGCTGGCTGCCCCGATCGATTGCAGCGCGCGCGTTGTCTGGGTGAATTCATCCAGTGAGCGTAAACAATCACACTATCCTGTCGGGATGGGGCTGGAGTTCGTTGGTTTGTCAGCTGAGGACCAGTCGGCAATCAAGGCGTATCTGGGGACGTTGCGCCCCCTTGCAAAATAGGTTGGTCGGATGTGGTTTGTTGCTGAATTTTTGCGCGGCTGACGCGTCCATGGCTGCAAATCAATGAATAAAGATCAGGAGGTTGTAATGCGGATCACTCCGGCGACGGAATTGGCCACGCGAATTGAGAAACTCCAGGGATTCATGAACGGTGCTGAGGTTGACGCGGTGCTGATGCTGCAGAATGCCGATCTGTTTTATTTTACCGGCACGGTTCAGCAGGGGATTTTGTATGTCCCGGCCAGCGGCGCACCGCTTTACATGGTGCGCAAAGATGCCGCCCGGGCGCGGATGGAGTGTGGTCTGGAGCACGTCGTGCCGCTGAAAAGCCCGCGCGATCTGCCAGGGATTCTCGGCGATTTCGGCCTGCCCCTCCCGCAGACTGCCGGGTTGGAGCTCGATGTGTTGCCGGTGGCTCTTTATCAGCGACTGCAGGCCGCATTGCCCGGTTGTGTCTATACTGACGCCACGCCGTTGATCCGCCGGGTACGTGCGGTCAAATCGGATTACGAAATCAACATCATGAAGGACGCGGCCTTGCAGGTCGATCGCGTCTGTCAGCGGGCCAGGGAAGTGATTCGCGTCGGCATGACCGATCTGGAGCTGGCCGCCGAACTCGAATGTACGGCGCGTCGGCAAGGGCACCAGGGGATCACCCGCATGCGCGGGTTTAATTCCGAACTGTTCTACGGTCACATCTTCTCCGGCGCTGACAGTGCCGTCCCCGCCTATATCGACACCCCGCTCGGC
This genomic window contains:
- a CDS encoding peptidase M16, with protein sequence GTFSLLSYRDPHVQRTLDVYDAAARWAARGDFDDAAIKEAIIAVFADLDRPLSPGGRGAREFANQCQGLTCELRQQMRAAILDVDHEHLVAVAEHYLVAGREHSAVAVVASEELLQTANTTLAEKLEIRPV
- the nadC gene encoding carboxylating nicotinate-nucleotide diphosphorylase, yielding MTLVDQIIRNALHEDIGGGDLTTIATIPPTTQTRAELVAKDDFTLAGIDVAGKVFKALNSAIDYEPLTRDGHQVRRGDVLAWIRGDAASILQGERVALNLLQRMCGAATLTRRFVDAVAGTKAAIVDTRKTTPGLRVLEKYAVRMGGGRNHRTALYDGILIKENHIAAAGSIEAALQRAKDYAPHTLKIEIETRDLDEVRQALDGGADIILLDNMDLATLRQAVELVAGRALTEASGGVNLETVRDIAETGVNFISVGALTHSCRAVDISLLFD
- a CDS encoding biotin--[acetyl-CoA-carboxylase] ligase translates to MARGDLSGKILKLFREQPAGFVSGALLSRELGVTRAAIWKQVDRLRQRGYQIEAVSSKGYQLLETPDLLAADELAADLGNTRIGRQLVCFEEIDSTNVQARRLAEEGCADGTVVIADRQTAGRGRLGRGWVSPAGVNFYGSIVLRPPIPAVEASQLTFLSAVATREAIAACGALLPTMKWPNDILLLGRKVAGLLNELDAETERVNFVILGIGVNLNMTADQFPADLRYPATSVLLETGTPVLRLTFARRLLQRLDHWYQHYLQDGFEPVLRAWEEGCDLVGSEVEVDCRGILRRGTVTGLDSDGALLLRTAASPRERILAGDVRRL
- a CDS encoding type III pantothenate kinase encodes the protein MLLVIDVGNTHTVLGVYRDDELLHRWRVTSDVSRTVDEYAALCHQLFQLSALHFSALNGVVISSVVPPLVKTLETLCRRYLNCSPCVVGPGIETGMPIHYDDPGQVGADRLVNAVAAYEKYRRSLIIVDLGTATTFDCISADGCFEGGAIAPGLGISAEALFSRTRQLPPVEFKSPPQVIGKNTEHSMQSGIFYGYVGLVDGIVERMQRELPDEPLTVATGGLAAVIVAASRTISVTDADLTLDGLRIIYQRNKQRFDTLNGE
- the fusA gene encoding elongation factor G, yielding MAKIETSNIRNLGIVGQGDAGKTSLTEAILFNTGMTDRLGHVDDGTSTMDFEPEEVKRRITISSSLHHCHWKDHDLHIVDTPGYTNFLHDTRNCLRILGGAVLVVSAVDGVKAQTSTLWKWAEEFEVPRMVFINKLDRERSDYLKTVDDIEKTLSTRAVAINMPIGQESDFQGIIDLISMQARIFQFDEKGTYEETEIPAEYRDEAERLRTILVEAAAESDDALMEKYLEEETLSTDEILHGLREGTLTQVFTPVVCGSATANIGIRQLLNYIVCCLPSPLDKGTQIGINPKTQEEVQREPDANEPFSAMVFKTISDPYTGKLTLFRIYSGTLKSDSVVYNPNRECTERISQLFLMEGKKQKPVSEAFAGDIVAVAKLKETATGDTLCDGGKPIVFASPMALKPVISFALEARSKGDEEKIMSSLQRLMEEDPTLQVQRDEETKEMILSGMGQVHVEVAIEKLKRKFGVDVILKEPKVPYRETLKKSVDQHYRHKKQSGGRGQFADVHIRVEPLPRGSGYEFVDKVVGGVVPRQYIPAVDKGVQETLRKGMLAGYPVQDVRVTLYDGQHHSVDSSEMAFKIAGSMAFKRASESAVPVLLEPIMQMEITVPDECVGDVIGDMNSRRGKVLGVDPQGSNQVVGVQVPMAEVLKYAPELRSMTSDRGLFSMEFSHYEEVPSHLTAKLIAELNQE
- a CDS encoding SPOR domain-containing protein: MKFPSFKKRSAAGKTPEEKPQQTKASRGAGGKGSQTRLLVLLLLLVVLGVGASFYLGIIPGMPEPAQQAPVTQQVKRQAIAKPETSSVQKQAIPKPPESTQKPVAVVKPVPTKETKKVVEEQVPAQPVAAVASQPMVKKTVAATTAVPSVKPQPVTTVLPVKSADKPAVKKQKLGNYTVQVGTFLIPDSVKKARNVIRKLGFDPVVTDVRQAVNMTRLRADVYPDKAAAVARVKQLKSVAPDSFYLQVGAEYHVYVGSFFNIDTGRRFADHLYTRGILLEEEEVSIVKTLKQVSFGQFVEKKEADQAAAKARKKGLDAQVSGLGSHR
- a CDS encoding MOSC domain-containing protein, yielding MENVSGRIVAVCRSAAKGERKKSIPVGELIVEHGLANDGHAGPGHRQISLLAQESIDKMCAAGLDVHAGDFAENITTSGIELPVLPIGTRLALGDKAVVEVTQIGKECHQRCAIYDQAGDCVMPREGIFARVVVGGAIRAGDRVARIAAPVSEDRSA
- a CDS encoding MogA/MoaB family molybdenum cofactor biosynthesis protein codes for the protein MHIGVLTLSDQGSRGERVDESGRIARELLAPVGVVSHYELLPDDEEAITAKLRQWCDEEHLDLIVTTGGTGLTPRDVTPQATAPLLDYEVVGMAEAMRHASLKITPYAMISRALAGVRGSTLIINLPGSPKGVSENLNVVLPVLKHAIEKLQGAESDCAR
- a CDS encoding ZIP family metal transporter; translation: MTTAWEHILFFSILAALAFLVGTALVWTKEAWCRRNTPALLAFSAGVMLAVSFTHILPEATALTTSANYIFLLTFVAFYALEQLLVLHPDREGLLHSDIDKPNSHDAHCANPHPLGGIALVGMSLHSLLDGLIIGVGFEIDLEIGILSTLAIIIHKLPAGVSIASILLHYGYRKAKALTFTAIVAFSTPLGAICAYLFLKHLPLTVLGMFMSVAAGSFIYIAASDLIPESHRERGAKGVVALLGGILVALAAGVSP
- a CDS encoding response regulator, with the translated sequence MLEGKKRVLLVDDVQLFIELEKSFFRKDDFDVFTANDGQEALVVAERERPDIIFMDLFMPKMNGDECCRRIKEHVALKFIPVVMVTQDGNDRDIELCLQAKCDEILFKPVDRNRFLGSVGKFLHVPLRQSSRYSGHLPVQFSSSRTPLMRGYSLNISEQGMFIEVAHIEPVGAEIRLSFLLATLAAPIDCSARVVWVNSSSERKQSHYPVGMGLEFVGLSAEDQSAIKAYLGTLRPLAK
- a CDS encoding Xaa-Pro peptidase family protein is translated as MRITPATELATRIEKLQGFMNGAEVDAVLMLQNADLFYFTGTVQQGILYVPASGAPLYMVRKDAARARMECGLEHVVPLKSPRDLPGILGDFGLPLPQTAGLELDVLPVALYQRLQAALPGCVYTDATPLIRRVRAVKSDYEINIMKDAALQVDRVCQRAREVIRVGMTDLELAAELECTARRQGHQGITRMRGFNSELFYGHIFSGADSAVPAYIDTPLGGLGLNPSFGQGCSYKKICANEPITIDFAGAFDGYLVDQTRIFCIGGLPDQLLRAYEDMYQIQNRLKAIARTGAIWGEIYDECYALACELGYKDYFMGSAGAQVSFIGHGIGVEIDEYPFIARGFKDQALERKMTFAFEPKAVFPGLGAVGIENTFWVEDDGLRHLTYSDEQLVIL